From the genome of Lotus japonicus ecotype B-129 chromosome 6, LjGifu_v1.2, one region includes:
- the LOC130725640 gene encoding uncharacterized protein LOC130725640: MKRVKEVFFFFFFLVSLEGLHGRVRLNVYVMGFALVGSVGSVGIVVFSDSRDALSLLEHGCGRFHAYAAVFGLVRELLSKDWVVRFDQILREGITIADFLAKDGARGTCQMRCLDSPPTEAAPLLAAEYRGTLFMRR, encoded by the exons ATGAAAAGAGTGAAGgaggttttcttcttcttcttcttccttgtttcTCTAGAAGGGCTCCATGGGAGGGTGCGACT CAATGTGTATGTTATGGGATTCGCCTTAGTTGGGAGCGTGGGTTCCGTCGGGATTGTTGTCTTCTCCGACTCGCGGGATGCCCTATCGCTCTTGGAGCATGGGTGTGGGAGGTTTCATGCTTATGCTGCTGTTTTTGGCTTGGTTCGCGAGCTGCTGAGTAAGGATTGGGTCGTGAGGTTTGATCAAATTCTTCGTGAGGGCATCACGATTGCGGATTTTTTGGCTAAGGATGGTGCTCGAGGGACTTGTCAGATGCGTTGTTTGGATTCTCCTCCGACAGAAGCAGCTCCTCTGCTTGCGGCTGAGTACCGTGGCACTCTCTTTATGAGGCGCTAG